A stretch of Heterodontus francisci isolate sHetFra1 chromosome 44, sHetFra1.hap1, whole genome shotgun sequence DNA encodes these proteins:
- the LOC137355988 gene encoding maestro heat-like repeat-containing protein family member 1 produces the protein MDDNCVELYLTALITAAFDSDEAVRQQIAESLRELVRQRPELVLTSCHTFLSSAGASLPEGHRLALLRSMALIVGETVEGIERPLAREVIAATAEAMTTSEEATCPCQEAGSELLVALGRGFANEVLEEMLQKVTLGIPPHPMVIKTLADLSITNVHGMVPHLPRVLTALLPAFSLVKENHNAQALISAFGLFSKSILEYFAPSDKAPDPTLSKETFSQPIYTAYKKHHRQWLQEKDAKLRAAILEALGHMVPLLPNDRLEEELPSLVPQILSLYRRKPDRLPVTQCLRSVLGASVGMNSHSLKGQMDKLLGTLHGQLCPLVASDDQPALESRGQVLGCFGLLAQAWPEPAAQFLLRKLAGTNGRERAAGLLALRTLLDTVPSRLEGLKHQIMAAVKVALPGDCSTVKQAVLQIVSSLANHGYLELVGGKALVEYVIRLCAIPREEGPARGPGSVANELPANELRTMAETLVEELAATERTADVLWPTLLQLVTPGPYDEALPVVCRILEQLASNRRQRGTLRPFDGRPGLPPAQALLARLLAVASAPDRGRGGGLPALRLLLALGPAIHPSLQRPWEEQLPGLIRQLQAPPESGIIRERWEESLLLLLSGSLEVIAEEQWARGLAEQLMQQVSQLPSYPQERGFLFQCMGLVLKLAKREAQVGPQLQEMLQCAQHHQEPEREGLALGIGLCAATHLDDALSQLGDFTRRHLSLASLFGALKERLSSEPEKVRSGLLLCYGQVARQAPAARVLPRVDADILGPLLLLYRARLPGLKGEAKGSAVKLSLAKAVALAAQAILANAPGQPCARKGELLTCLQGIIGAEPAGQLVTPVRHSAIVACTGLIQLAPPSSGAQTFQLLRACVDSVLGLPPLEGQAGTGALWAEQRNLGRETSAALESLLRQVLLRDLSPSGLHGVFKHLECWVVSGKDYERERALELTLKMLVLFLENLKVQAVVTHYNLEAIVGRLIPRCADPSLAIRQLAVECLYVLFYVQLRYEGFAAEERDGSVEHLKVIREHLDQSDGDSQLRRCWDIARVVSEHMSCHQLRSLLPALCEGLRDAQPDCALASSAVIHALIRSRGEGLGDHVSELLRALGGALRPMGREQVGLAVRRSVAALAAQNTAAVVTFLLSSPDPFEQATRDVWRSLAAVGPRVSERLLAELNAATERLERGEAPAGPEETGPRAQRPMAAAWALSAILSAPEPAAAIGCLYPRLVGTLLVLCSCARELPKHRLGKSPSKRPSVGTTSPENFDFRDYSVATLKVLLTQGEGKEMVGFMEEAGGWEMMKNPNTYHDGVALLAKAMATNASTHLGSVIEYLAATLNLYKNQRIAVAAFLGEMVNHHVGLDLRRMNTLVSSLLRCLLDSCPTTRFLAIQGLGNVALGDPAKTRRYSTKLLAAIMAVIQAGGEPQDCITLEGLSGLSKILTQLEENDVRDILVNLGLGIRPFFESRSDRVRAAAFVVFGALSRLAVGESKPVFVEQVHSALVSLVLHLNDSSTEVAEACRRVLASVGPFLGLAKLCATFQMEFPQATDQSYLAFLSKLTRTIASDLPDYIQTYLSVSVQFCSHWSPDIRASAVIFTGRLLKDVPLDNNQLWPDDHIHDIIRFMIRDPAASVRMTTAKTLSLFC, from the coding sequence ATGGATGATAATTGTGTTGAACTCTACCTGACGGCCCTGATCACCGCGGCCTTCGACAGCGATGAGGCCGTCCGCCAACAGATCGCGGAGTCGCTGCGCGAGCTGGTGCGGCAGCGCCCGGAGCTGGTGCTGACCTCCTGCCACACTTTCCTGAGCAGCGCCGGTGCCAGTTTGCCGGAAGGGCACCGCCTGGCCCTCCTGCGGAGCATGGCGCTGATCGTCGGCGAGACGGTGGAGGGGATCGAGCGGCCGCTGGCGCGAGAGGTCATCGCGGCGACGGCAGAGGCCATGACCACTTCGGAGGAGGCCACTTGCCCATGTCAAGAGGCAGGGAGCGAGCTGCTGGTGGCCCTGGGACGGGGTTTTGCCAATGAGGTTCTGGAGGAGATGCTGCAGAAGGTCACACTCGGCATCCCTCCTCATCCCATGGTCATCAAGACCCTAGCCGACCTCTCCATAACCAACGTGCACGGTATGGTGCCTCATCTCCCACGTGTCCTAACAGCATTGCTCCCTGCTTTTAGTCTGGTGAAGGAGAACCATAATGCTCAGGCCCTCATTTCAGCCTTTGGTCTTTTCAGTAAGAGCATCCTTGAGTACTTTGCGCCTTCGGACAAGGCCCCGGACCCGACACTAAGCAAGGAGACCTTCTCCCAGCCGATCTACACAGCCTACAAGAAGCACCACCGCCAGTGGCTGCAGGAGAAAGACGCCAAGCTCAGGGCGGCCATTTTGGAGGCGCTGGGTCACATGGTGCCGCTGCTGCCCAATGACAGGCTGGAGGAGGAGCTTCCCTCGCTGGTGCCCCAGATcctctccctgtacaggaggaagcCCGACCGTCTGCCCGTCACCCAGTGCCTGCGCTCCGTGCTGGGGGCCTCCGTGGGGATGAACTCGCACAGCTTGAAGGGGCAGATGGACAAGTTGCTGGGCACCCTGCACGGCCAGCTGTGCCCGCTGGTGGCTTCGGATGACCAGCCGGCCCTGGAGAGCCGCGGGCAGGTCCTGGGCTGCTTcggcctgctggcccaggcttgGCCGGAGCCGGCCGCCCAGTTCCTCCTCCGCAAGTTGGCCGGCACCAACGGGCGCGAGCGGGCAGCGGGCCTCCTGGCCCTGAGGACGCTCCTGGACACCGTTCCGTCACGGCTGGAGGGCCTGAAACACCAGATCATGGCCGCCGTGAAGGTGGCTCTTCCGGGTGACTGCAGCACGGTCAAGCAGGCCGTCCTCCAGATCGTCAGCAGCCTGGCCAACCACGGTTACCTGGAGTTGGTCGGGGGGAAGGCCCTGGTGGAGTACGTCATCCGTCTCTGCGCCATCCCGCGGGAGGAGGGGCCGGCGAGGGGGCCAGGCTCCGTCGCCAACGAGCTCCCGGCCAACGAGCTGAGGACGATGGCGGAGACCCTGGTGGAGGAGCTGGCCGCCACAGAGCGCACGGCCGACGTTCTGTGGCCCACCCTGCTGCAGCTGGTGACCCCCGGGCCTTACGACGAGGCTTTGCCGGTCGTGTGCCGGATCCTGGAGCAACTGGCCAGCAACCGGCGGCAACGCGGGACGCTCCGCCCCTTCGACGGCAGGCCCGGCCTCCCGCCGGCCCAGGCCCTCTTGGCACGCCTGCTGGCCGTGGCGTCGGCGCCCGACCGGGGGCGGGGCGGGGGCCTCCCCGCCCTGCGGCTCCTCCTGGCCCTGGGCCCCGCCATCCACCCCTCCCTCCAGAGGCCATGGGAGGAGCAGCTGCCCGGGCTGATCCGGCAGCTGCAAGCTCCCCCGGAGAGCGGGATCATTCGGGAGCGCTGGGAGGAGAGTCTGCTGCTCCTCCTGTCCGGGAGCTTGGAGGTGATCGCCGAGGAGCAATGGGCCAGGGGCCTGGCTGAGCAGCTGATGCAGCAAGTGAGCCAGTTGCCCAGCTACCCCCAGGAGAGGGGCTTCCTGTTCCAGTGCATGGGACTCGTGCTGAAGCTGGCCAAAAGGGAGGCGCAGGTGGGGCCCCAACTCCAGGAGATGCTGCAGTGCGCCCAACACCACCAGGAGCCGGAGCGGGAGGGGTTGGCCCTCGGGATCGGCCTCTGCGCCGCCACACATTTGGACGATGCCCTCTCCCAGCTGGGGGACTTTACCCGGCGCCACCTGAGCCTGGCCAGCCTCTTCGGCGCCCTGAAGGAGAGGCTGTCCAGCGAGCCGGAGAAGGTCAGGAGCGGGCTCCTCCTGTGCTACGGGCAGGTGGCACGGCAGGCACCGGCAGCGCGGGTGCTGCCCAGGGTCGACGCCGACATCctgggcccgctcctcctcctctacCGGGCCAGGCTGCCGGGGTTAAAGGGCGAAGCCAAGGGCTCGGCCGTCAAGCTGAGCCTCGCCAAGGCCGTGGCGCTGGCAGCTCAAGCCATCTTGGCCAACGCGCCAGGGCAACCCTGTGCCAGGAAGGGGGAGCTGTTGACCTGCCTGCAGGGGATCATCGGGGCCGAGCCGGCCGGCCAGCTGGTGACCCCCGTCCGACACTCCGCCATCGTGGCCTGCACTGGCCTCATTCAGCTGGCCCCGCCGTCGAGCGGAGCCCAGACTTTTCAACTACTGAGGGCCTGCGtggacagtgtgttgggcctgCCGCCCTTGGAGGGGCAAGCGGGCACGGGAGCGCTCTGGGCGGAGCAGAGGAACCTCGGGAGGGAGACCTCGGCTGCCCTGGAGAGCCTCCTGAGGCAGGTCTTGCTGCGGGACCTCTCCCCGAGCGGGCTTCACGGGGTCTTCAAACACTTGGAATGCTGGGTCGTGTCGGGAAAGGACTACGAGCGTGAGAGAGCCCTGGAGTTGACGTTGAAGATGCTCGTCCTCTTTCTGGAGAACCTCAAGGTGCAGGCAGTGGTGACCCATTACAACCTGGAGGCTATAGTCGGCCGCCTCATCCCGCGCTGCGCCGACCCCTCGTTGGCCATCCGACAGCTGGCAGTCGAATGCTTGTACGTCCTGTTTTACGTCCAGTTGCGTTACGAGGGCTTCGCAGCGGAGGAGCGGGATGGATCGGTGGAGCATCTGAAGGTGATCAGGGAGCATCTGGATCAATCCGACGGTGACAGCCAGCTCCGCCGGTGCTGGGACATTGCCAGGGTCGTCTCGGAGCACATGTCCtgccaccagctgaggagcctcctCCCCGCCCTGTGCGAGGGGCTGAGGGACGCCCAGCCCGACTGCGCCCTCGCCTCCTCGGCCGTCATCCACGCCCTCATCAGGAGCCGGGGGGAGGGGCTCGGGGACCACGTCTCGGAGCTGCTCCGGGCGCTCGGGGGCGCGCTGCGGCCGATGGGCCGCGAGCAGGTCGGGCTGGCGGTGAGGCGCAGCGTCGCCGCCCTGGCCGCGCAGAACACGGCCGCGGTGGTCACCTTCCTGCTCTCGAGCCCGGACCCTTTCGAGCAGGCCACCCGGGACGTGTGGAGGTCGCTGGCCGCGGTGGGCCCGCGGGTCTCGGAGCGCCTCTTGGCCGAGCTGAACGCCGCGACCGAGCGCTTGGAGAGGGGCGAGGCGCCCGCCGGCCCGGAGGAGACGGGACCCCGGGCTCAGAGGCCAATGGCGGCCGCCTGGGCCCTGAGCGCGATCCTGTCCGCCCCTGAGCCCGCCGCGGCCATTGGCTGTCTGTACCCGCGGCTGGTTGGCACTCTACTCGTTCTGTGCTCCTGCGCCCGCGAGCTTCCCAAGCACCGTCTTGGCAAAAGTCCATCGAAGCGGCCGAGCGTTGGCACCACTTCCCCTGAAAACTTTGACTTCCGCGACTACAGCGTGGCAACACTGAAAGTGCTGCTGACCCAGGGCGAGGGTAAAGAGATGGTGGGCTTCATGGAGGAGGCAGGAGGCTGGGAGATGATGAAGAACCCAAATACGTACCATGACGGCGTTGCTCTGCTGGCCAAAGCAATGGCAACAAATGCCAGTACTCACCTGGGCAGCGTCATTGAGTATCTTGCCGCCACGCTCAACCTCTATAAGAACCAAAGAATCGCAGTGGCCGCCTTCTTGGGCGAAATGGTAAACCATCACGTGGGCCTTGACCTGAGACGCATGAACACCCTGGTGAGCAGCTTGCTCCGATGCCTGCTCGACAGCTGCCCCACCACCCGCTTCCTCGCCATTCAGGGTTTGGGGAACGTGGCACTCGGAGATCCCGCAAAGACCCGTAGATACTCCACCAAGCTCCTGGCTGCCATTATGGCCGTGATACAGGCAGGGGGCGAGCCCCAAGACTGCATCACGCTGGAGGGCCTATCAGGCCTGTCCAAGATCTTGACCCAGTTGGAAGAGAATGACGTCAGGGACATCCTTGTCAACCTGGGTCTGGGTATCCGCCCGTTCTTTGAAAGCAGAAGCGACAGGGTGCGGGCAGCCGCCTTTGTTGTCTTCGGGGCTCTGTCCAGATTGGCGGTCGGGGAGTCGAAACCTGTCTTTGTGGAACAGGTCCACTCGGCCCTGGTCAGCTTGGTGCTGCACCTCAATGACAGCAGCACGGAGGTTGCCGAGGCCTGCAGACGTGTGTTGGCGTCGGTTGGACCATTCCTGGGTTTGGCCAAGCTGTGCGCGACATTTCAAATGGAGTTCCCGCAGGCGACCGACCAAAGCTACTTGGCCTTTCTGAGCAAGCTCACGAGAACCATTGCCTCCGATCTGCCTGACTACATCCAAACCTACCTCAGCGTCAGTGTCCAGTTCTGCAGCCACTGGTCTCCTGACATCCGGGCAAGTGCGGTCATCTTCACAGGACGTCTGCTGAAGGACGTGCCCCTGGACAATAACCAGCTTTGGCCTGATGACCACATCCACGACATCATCAGGTTCATGATACGCGACCCAGCAGCAAGTGTCCGAATGACAACGGCCAAAACTCTCAGTCTCTTCTGTTAG